DNA from Branchiostoma lanceolatum isolate klBraLanc5 chromosome 9, klBraLanc5.hap2, whole genome shotgun sequence:
GAACACACCACACTACATTGTTCAACAGGATAAGCACCAGTGTATTCCAGCCAACCCTTCCCAAGATAGCAGTAGTTTGTAGGAATGTTCAATCCATAACATTACCTTTAACTAGACCTAGCCTGCAATGTAGAGGTATAATAATTCATTCAAAATGTGCAACGACTACACCTACAAATTTCCTTCATGATTGGACAAGGAAAAAGTGAATTGTATGGGTGATTGATAAAGAAACTGATCATAGAATGTATGGCATGATGTTCAACACATGCATTTTTTCTTGGTCTCCAATGTTTCCTTCGTTGAAAGAATCATGGCTATTGTTGGTATGGTTAAAAACTTGCTAAATATTGGTGCTGCTCAAATAACAcatgaaatgtaaaaatgttctttttttttccaagcaTATGTTTGTTCTTTAGAAAGGAGAGGCTAAAATGTGTATTTCAAGGAAGTGGGGAAGGGCAAAAATACATGGCATTCAAATTGAATTGCAAATCATCCTACCTGCATCATGCACATGTGCCTTATATGTTTGCAGTTTCCTATGCTATACCATGGCATAACCCCAATGTATAATGCCATACAACCCAAAACCTAGCTACGCTGTTATATATTCTGCCACTCCTTGTCAATAAAAtttgacacaaaaaaaaacatgtggtAGGTAGAAATTGTACTAATACAgaaaaaatataagaaaaaaCTTGATTACAGGACATCAAGAAATATGctttgaatttcaacagaccACTTTAAAAGTCCTAGAATATAACCGAGTGCAGCTTTAATAGAAGAGATACAATTAGGTGTCAACATAGTATAATCTGGCACATTTAATAGTGGCAAAATCTGCCTTGTATGTTTTTGATCACTTAagcaaaaaaattgaatgaatACTGATCATTTCCTTTATGCTATTttcgttttcatgtttttctgatgGTACAAATACATTTCTTTACAGAATAAAAGAGTAACCAAATATTCTTGACAGTCTCATATAAACTTTGAAAGACGGCATGCGATCGAATAAAGTGATACCCTATCTCCGAGAAAAGATTTACCATAGTTGCTACATTTCAAGAAATCCAGGCATGCTTTAGGAAATGTAAATTTAGAGAACTCTATACCTTTTGGGGACCTTATACTGTGTCATTTCAAATGACACCATTCTGACAGTAACATTAAAAAGTCACTGTTGTCCCTTTTTTCACTAATTTAATGTAACACATCGAGTGCAAAAATTAGAATTTCATGGCATGATAGGCCTAATGGACAAATTTGAACCAGACAAACTGGTTCCATCCTTGGGtggattttgctcacaaacgCACATTAAAAAACAGAATGCATTCGAAGGACATTATCTGAAACCAGAGGAAGCAGGTGTTCCATTAAAATCTGATTTATGAcggataatgaaaaaaaaaagagccgTTTTTCTCTGCATTTTATGCAAGTGAGGAAGGCAAATAGCCACCAACATTGTAAAGTGATATCCGGAAATAGTGATAACCGGAAATGTTTCATGGGATGTGTGCGGGTGCCGGGCCGCCCATGGGAACTAAATACCTGTGTGACAGCAGGCTTTGTGACACCGGTTGGGGTTAGGGTAATGCCACTCGAACACGTTCTATTCTTTACGGACCTGCACTATGACGAATACAGCTTGTGAGCAAAATTCCCCATAAGAAAATAACAGTTTGTGTGGTTCGAATTTGTCTATTCAACAATAGGAATGCCTCATTAGCAAATAAATGATACTAAGTACACCATCAAATGTAACCCAGCTTATAtaatcttttatatcataatgcaCTAAAGAAGATATCTTATTTCAGATACACAATTGATTGGTAGGATAATTCTACCGATGAAAGGTACTAATCATAATTACTTATTACAAGAGTACCATAAAATGTACATTGCATATAAGAGGCACCTATCCCATAACCTCATCTTTTATTGTTGGCATCAAGTGCAGAGATTACAACACTGTTCAACCAACCATATCAATAATTCCATCATAAAATGTACCATATCTTACACACGGTTCTCCTAAAATAACTgcaggtacaatgtacttatagAACCATGAAAACATGTTTGAGTAATagccaggctattagctagcagggtgccTTCTAGATGCCCTACAAGAAGGcaccctacactaagaaaataaagaaatttgaTGCCCTTCATTTTGCTGGGGACGTTCAAAGGAAACCTTATTTACTTGGTAATTACAAACATAGGTACACGTGTTCCCACCACgcacactgtttttttttcccctcataccagacactgggacagcatgtaaattgattgacatgtaaaGCTACCAGGTAACTGTTAGTCCAAAAAGTCAACAGGGAACACTGGTTCCGATTGGTTCCCCCCAATCTTTGGACACCCtgtcctagctaaaagcctgatggACATAGTACATACCCATGGTGTAGTATTGTGATTAGTCTTCACAAAAGTcccctacatgtactttaaagaTTACTGGCCAAAAAGAGACCTTGAAATTACCAATATTCCCTTGATAAACAGTTTGTAAAAGGGCTCTCTCTTATGATACAGTGAGTTAAACAATGTGTAATCTCTGCCTTTGGTACCAAATGAATCatgggatacaaaatggatGCCGTGACTAAGTAAAAgacttatcattattattattattgagtggaagatgtgatgtgatgtgatgatTGGTGGGACCCTGGTGCATCATACTGTTTTCCTGTCGGTCAACACTCGCACTATTGAGCCAAGTCCTCCAACTGCATATGCCTGGAACAAGAGGAGTAGAGAATTTAGAAACTGTCAACAGAAAAGAATGAAAGTACATTTACGTTAACATCCAACACTTGCATCTATTCACTGCTGTATTCGTTGAATCATTGTAATAAAACATGAATAGATAAAGAGCTACCGGGTATCATGtttttggaaagaaaataacaaatatcaacagttactcaagcaactggatagattttggaaatggtcagatgtttcagacaatgATAAATAAAACATCAGCCAACATCACATGAGCCTGATCAATAAAACATATCTGTTGTTTGTTGAAAGAAAGGCTAGTCATGACTTTTTTCTAAAGACAGGAACAAGGGTGCTGCatccccatgccctgaccatagGCCCCCTTTACtatggggagcagatcctctcacaaacataaaattctgattgactgATGTGGTCAGTGTTAAACTGTGACCTGTGTtagtaattttgcccctaccCCATAGAATTCTCTAGAACTTCACACCACGCATGGAAGGGGACCATCTCTCCGCTAAGTTGCTAGATGTTCCCTTACAATGCCATCCTTTGCaattttttcctagaaaaacccctgcttATTGTATCTAGCCTACCTTTTCATGCCAGATGAGGAGTGTACTACTGCTACTGTCGTCTGCCGGGTTCTCGAAGCCTCTGTAGATGTACTTCATCAGCAGGTCCAGCTGTTTGCTGTCTAGAGCCTTGATGCCTTTATCCATCTCAGACTTCTTAAAGGACACGAGAACCCTCAGAACCAGACGGCCTGCTTGGTCCTGGAGTTTAAGATGTTGAGCATTGTAACACCGGACTTTGACAGATATTGTATGCATAACTATAGTTTAATGCCAGAATGACAATTTTCTATCAAAAGATAAACAATCCAAGGCCATAATAAAAAGCTGTGGCAATTTTCATGACATGGCTGATTTATGCATTCATGCCAAAGTCCAAATCCAATTTTCACATTTTCGACAGCACTGCAAGTGAAAAGCGTTCGAAATCCTTTGAAGTTTGATGGAACTGGAAGCCTGTGCAATACAACTTCCAATCCAAGTCTACATGCAATACAATAAAATATAGACCTGTTCAGTACACCCATATTGAACATTATCCTGGCCCAGATATGCAGTACCTATCATATCCTGCATGCGGTATCAAGTTATGAGATGAatttatatcaaggaggttatacaacCTCCATGGATAAATATACAAACCTTTGCTGCCTGGTTCTTGCCCCCAGTTGGTGGGTTAGACAGCACTCTTTTCAATGCTTCAACATTTTCACCTGTAAGCACTTGGTTAAGGGAAACGTATGACTACATTGATGCATTACATTACACTGAATCTATTTTAAGATATCTGTAGCCTGTCGGGTATTGTGACAAACCACAACTTCCTATCAAAATTACAAGTGTGTCAAATTCTTTCTAAAATCTAACTCACAGAGAATAACTGCCTGATCAACGTTTTCATCATTCCTTCTAGGGCCTGGGTACCCGATCAGTTCAGGTATGACATCATTCTTGTCATAGATATATCACTAGACGTTGTCATATTTATCGAATGACCAACCACGGAAGTGAAGAAAGAgccaacgcccccctcccctatcATGTTTACTTTGACACAAATCACGCGACCGGATATCATGTTCCTTTCGCTAGAAAGCAAGTATAGACCCTAGAATACAAGATCTACTTCAAAACTTCAACAACATCCCACCAGACCCAAAACATGTACGGAATGCACTGAACGTCTAAGAAAACTTCAGAAAAATGCAGAAGGATATTGCTGAAGTAGGCTGGACACTTCCTGTTCGTTCGGTCCGGTCCCTGTTGGCGTCTCGTCTACGTCCTCGACGTATTTGTTTTCGTCGAACTCGTCAACGTCAACCTTCCGAAACCTCGATGCTCCCGTGTTCTTCGACATGTCTTAGATATATAGGAGGGCAAAACCTTCAAGAAACTTGGCAAAGTTCAGAAGCGTGAACCATGCACCTCCCAGTTTTTTTCTAAGATGGCGGAAGTGAAGCCTCGTTTTCGATCGGTTTTTATGGTTCACCTCAGAATTAGATGCCCTTTTTGCACACCAATTTCTCTTCCTTTAACGGACCAAAACAGGGTCTAAAAGACTAATGCAGataattttaaaaatctagatATGTATTTTTATCAATGCAAGTATAGAAATTTACCCTGGATTGTGTATAGATAGATGAAACAGTCGATGAACGGAGATAGGGGCATCCCGGGATAAAGGTAACCCCACTGCCTACTGGGGTAAGCTACGTATTCTCGCGAGATTTTGACATGTGCGAGACCTCTTTTTCCCATCCAGAAAATCAAAGATGGTGGGTAAAAATTTATTCTTCAGATATCCGTTTCAATCTACAATATCCAAAGCGATATTGGAATTAACATGTTGTGTGTAGAAGGCTAAGATTTTGTTTTAGCTGATGATAATAGTATTTATGCCGCTTACGCGGTCTGATCGTTTAGATTGACCATCATCCCAGGTTGATTTTGGCCACCATCGCATCGGTCACAACATGCTCATACATTTGTATCGACCGTCGGatttcacaaaatgataaaCACACATGGAAAAGGATGAAATGGAAAACTGACGTTTCTTCAAAAGTTGATCTTATATGATTTGTCAGGCCTGTTAAAACGCACCTGATGTTGTTCTTGAACTaaagtctgactgtttggcactaggtggggtggggggccaGTTGCATGTGTAACTTTTACCAATTGCAAGTTTActtatgatatatttttttgtatgtaCTTCCCAAGTGGTCTGCAGtttcctttgtatttttgtaaaattaTGAATGATGTTATGGTCAAAGTTATGCAGTGAAAATACT
Protein-coding regions in this window:
- the LOC136441858 gene encoding actin-related protein 2/3 complex subunit 5-C-like — protein: MSKNTGASRFRKVDVDEFDENKYVEDVDETPTGTGPNEQEVSSLLQQGENVEALKRVLSNPPTGGKNQAAKDQAGRLVLRVLVSFKKSEMDKGIKALDSKQLDLLMKYIYRGFENPADDSSSSTLLIWHEKAYAVGGLGSIVRVLTDRKTV